From one Pirellulales bacterium genomic stretch:
- a CDS encoding acyl-CoA desaturase, translating into MIVQRRSSWGLDASISNMAKSIATDEHSQRKNAPVVPDQLKFESEDNFYRELRSRVNGYFQHSGRSQRDCVRMYVKTTLVLVWFAASYVLLVFNVTTGWVAVPVATSLALSMAAIGFNIQHDGSHGAYSKHPWINKLMAMTLDLLGGSSYGWACKHNIVHHTYANIHGHDDDIDIGILGRLSPHQRRFKFHRWQFIYLWFLYGFVAVKWHFYDDFRDVINGRFGGRRHARPKGWDLAIFVGGKALFFSLVLVVPLMLHSVWAVLGYYLAVSFVEGIALSMVFQLPHCVEQAAFPLPQTNSSRMETSWAMHQVQTTVNYACGNRLLSWFIGGLNFQIEHHLFPRICHVNYPAIAPLVEQTCEEFGVCYKTNNTFRSAIASHYRWLRKMGMPGAIPEELELVRKCPACDAEYALITAFIK; encoded by the coding sequence ATGATCGTGCAACGTCGATCATCATGGGGTCTTGATGCATCGATCTCGAACATGGCGAAATCAATTGCAACCGACGAACATTCGCAGCGTAAGAACGCACCGGTTGTACCCGACCAATTGAAGTTCGAATCGGAAGATAATTTCTATCGTGAACTTCGCAGCCGTGTTAATGGCTACTTCCAGCACTCCGGAAGAAGTCAGCGCGATTGCGTGCGAATGTATGTTAAAACCACCCTTGTGCTCGTGTGGTTCGCGGCATCGTATGTGTTATTGGTGTTCAACGTAACGACGGGATGGGTAGCCGTGCCGGTCGCCACTTCCTTGGCGCTATCCATGGCAGCAATTGGATTTAATATCCAACATGACGGCAGCCACGGAGCGTACTCCAAACATCCGTGGATCAATAAACTGATGGCAATGACGTTGGATTTGCTTGGCGGCAGTTCGTATGGTTGGGCTTGCAAGCACAACATCGTCCATCACACTTACGCGAACATCCACGGCCACGACGATGACATCGACATCGGTATCCTCGGCCGGCTGTCGCCACACCAGAGGCGTTTCAAATTTCACCGCTGGCAGTTCATTTATCTCTGGTTTCTTTACGGTTTTGTGGCGGTCAAATGGCACTTTTACGACGATTTCCGAGATGTGATCAATGGTCGCTTTGGCGGGCGGCGGCATGCAAGGCCGAAAGGCTGGGACCTCGCGATCTTCGTTGGAGGCAAAGCATTATTCTTTTCGCTGGTTCTGGTAGTCCCTCTGATGCTCCATTCAGTGTGGGCCGTGTTGGGATATTACTTGGCGGTGTCGTTCGTCGAGGGAATTGCACTAAGCATGGTTTTCCAACTGCCACACTGTGTGGAACAAGCGGCGTTTCCGCTGCCGCAAACAAACAGCAGTCGGATGGAAACGTCCTGGGCGATGCATCAGGTTCAAACTACGGTGAATTATGCCTGCGGGAATCGACTGCTTTCTTGGTTTATTGGTGGGCTGAATTTCCAAATCGAACACCATCTGTTTCCAAGAATTTGTCATGTCAATTACCCTGCGATAGCGCCGCTTGTCGAACAAACGTGCGAGGAGTTTGGGGTATGCTACAAGACCAATAATACCTTTCGTTCGGCCATTGCATCGCATTACCGCTGGTTGCGGAAGATGGGGATGCCAGGCGCTATTCCCGAAGAGTTGGAATTGGTAAGGAAGTGTCCCGCATGCGATGCAGAATACGCGTTAATTACTGCTTTCATAAAATAA